In Hemibagrus wyckioides isolate EC202008001 linkage group LG12, SWU_Hwy_1.0, whole genome shotgun sequence, the genomic stretch GCCATCTTGAAATTTTTTCAGTGCCtgctagccccgcccctcttcctTTACTTAAACAAAGCTGCaagtgttgagtgcatgaagtgtccagaATCCGGGCAcatctacagtgtgaacacacgcCTCGCAGAATAGTGCATAGgcatgtgatttgggacacaagCGGAATAATCCTAAAGTTGCAGTTTGTGATGTAAATGGATTTCTGCGGTGTTTACAGGCAGAACAGAATTAGAATCGTCTTGTTGAATTGTCTGGTTGAATATATACTCTCAGGTATAGCTGATCATAGACTAATAATGCTAAAGATAATGTCTTAAAGACCGTGAGAAGAGTTTGGCAGTGGAGGTGGATGAAGAATCAGGTTACCGTAGCCATCTTTCTCTGCTCCGCTAGCTTCTGAAGCTGATAGGACTTATCCTCTGCTTTGATGAATCCCTTCTTCACATCATCCTGAGCCTGAGGGAGGAGAAGTAAATCAGCTGAGCTCAGTTACTTTTCTATTCTCTTAAAATTTCCTTGAAttgaaaataacataaaataaaaaaaataaatagatgaataaataatttgcattaaTTGCAAtattaaaagttaaataaataatacactgCTTGGCCAAAAATAAAGGTCACTGTTTGGATTTCAGTAAGCTAATACTTAAGTGCCTGTGCTTGGACGATCgatcaatagatagatagatactttattgaatCTTAATGGGAAATGTACAACTTCCAGCTATATCTGCAAACATgggtaataaggtaataaaaatacataaataaaaatattttaatcaaaAAGTGCAAAATCCAGGTATGTGCAAAAacgtttgtgtatgttttcaaCGAATCCTGTGCAAATCTGAGTGTATTGAAGAGTCGTGTGCAGTCCTGAGTGTACGGTGCATAGTGTACTGTTTGATCAGGACAGAGAGTCATATTAGCATTGACAGATTTCAGAAAAATTTCCTACACTGTTACATCTCAGCAAAAAACATCACACAGACAGGcatgcagacacacagagacacacgcagacagacacacgcagacagacagacacacgcagacagacagacacacgcagacagacagacacacgcagacagacagacagacacacacacagacacacacacacagacacacacacagacacacacacagacacacacacagacacagacacacacacacacacacagacacacagacacacacgcacagacagacagacacacgcacagacagacagacacacacacagacacacacacagacacgcagagacacacacagacatgcagacacacagacagacacgcagagacacagacacacacagacacgcagagacacagacacataaagcGTTAACAAAAACATCTAAAGCTGTGAGGACAGCTGTGGGAGAGCTCTGGgtatgcacacacacctccagcgtTCCATCCTCAGTGCACAGTATTGGAACATCAAGGTAGATTAGTTTTTGCTACACGCTAAAGACGTCAGGGTTCGAGAGCAAAAGATGAATTTGAGATGGCGGATAAGAAttttagctttcatttcctgatatttacatctagacaTTTTAAATACAGTTTTAGATGAGCAAAAGTACTGGAacagattttcatttatttatttaaaaaaaaaaaaaaaaaaaaaaaaacccaaaaagtTAAACTTAATATTGCGGGGCATATCCATTGtttgcaataactgcatcaaaCCGGTGACCCAGTGACATTACCAAACTGTTTCAATCTACTTTTAGTGCAGCCTCTTTTAGAGCCATAAATTGTTTAAATCAGTCAACAGGTTAACAAGAAGTCATGTGCTCCAGTATTTTTGCTCACTTGAAGATTTGGGGTGTCACGTGAAGAGAAGGTGTTATGCTCTAATTTGTTTGAtgtgtagatgtaaatatcaggaaatgaaagcaggaaattagaCCATGTGTCGTTTTACGGGGGAACACAGACTGTGCAGATGTTAGGCAGATGTTTCACTCAACTCATACAGGCATACTCCGATATTGAAAATGCTGACTTCCTACACAACTTGCACAAAGGCTGGCATTTACTGCATTACTGGAAATTGATTACTATTTAAATATATTCCAAATTATTTAAATGAGTAGCCAATTAGACATAATCTGGAGAGAGATAAGTGGAAACCAACCTGGTGAAAGCAGTAATGCAGAGCTAGAGGATTTTCCTGGAGAAGCTCTTGCTCCTCTATGCTGAAGAGCCACTTGCGCAGGGCCAGACAGGTCCCTGGCACTGCAGACGTGTAGTTCTGCACATACAGCTTGTGGGGGAACTCGTTAGGGACCAATTTACGGACTGAAAAGCAACCAAACAGAGAGATATACAATATGAGATAGGACCAGAGAGCTTAATCTAGAACAAAACCTCAAACTAAGgaatgaaaaacatttaaaccgAAATTTTTACCTAAACTCTACCTTTTACCTAAATTGATTCAGCTTTGCGTTTTGTATCACTGTACCAGTTCAAGGTAAATTACTGCCCACTGACATTcacaatatacattatatttaagTTTCTCTCATGGTACTTAACACATTAACTGTGAAGTCTGAGGTCTTGTACTAGTACGAGATTATACTGTGGATGTCttcatgtagcaccagggtccagGAGGaaagttgtttcatttcattatgtatACTGCTTCAGCTATATATggatgaaataacaataaaaagcttcttgacttgacttggtaTGGGACCTGCTTCAGTTTCCAGACCGAAGCAGGGTGAAGAAGCCTTGGGTGTGAAAGTCATAGATGAGCAATGCAGAGAGAATTTTATTCATCCTGAACAGAAACTGAATTTTATTCATCCTGAACAGAAACTGAATTTTATTCATCCTGAACAGAAACTGAATTTTATTCATCCTGAACAGAAACTGAATTTTATTCATCCTGAACAGAAACTATACTGAATGTCAGTGTGCATCCATTGATTCAGTGAATTGAAACTCTAAAAATCTAATAGTATTCCACTCCATATAATTTCAATTATCATATAGAACATTTTAAATTGACATAATACAGAAAGTCTAAAACAcattttctgaataaaaatcattttctgGCAGTATCAAACATTACAGTCAAGTCTTCTAGTAAAAAATGGGATGGACAATAAGAGAGTCTCCAGCTCACCAAAGGAGTGGTTGATCACTTCAAAAAGGGCAAAGTAACTGGCCATGATGCTGTCTATGCCAACCTTCATTACTAGGGCCTGAAAGAGAAGGAAATAATGAGGCATCATTTactgtgtgacagacagagagagagagagagagagagagaggtaatctgatgtttctaaataaaacacaggacaGAGTTTAACCACTTTACTCTGGTTTGAATCCCAGTTCTGTGAGCATCTGTTCTGTGAACCAGAGAAAAGTCTAGCCTACGGCGAACTGGGAGCCTGCTGGACGTGCTAAAAATAAGCCAGCTGTTGCTGTGCTCCTGTCTGAATATTCCTggcataaaatatttattaaaatgagcaGATTCTTTAGCCTAACTTTATCTGACTGTTCACAGGAGAGCAGAGTTACCTGGTAGACTTGATCAGTGGTGCTGTTTTTGCGTACTCGAACTGAAATGGTGGTCTTATCTGGCATCGCTATTCGTAACTCCACATCAGTTACACCATTGTagttctgaaacacacacacacacgcacgcacgcacacacacacacacacacacgcacgcacacacacgcacgcacgcacgcacgcatgcacacacggGTTTCAGTAGATACCCTCATGAGAAGAATCCacaatttaaacacatttatacacacggacacacacacacacagacagacacacacacagacacacacagacacacagacagacacacacacacacacacacacagacacacacagacacacagacagacacacacagacagacagacactcaccTCATCTGACTCAGAGAGGAACTCTTGCATAATGTCACTCTCTCCAATGACccttactgaacacactgtggAGAGAAATCAGTGTGTAGACCCAAAAGTAAGAGATCAAACGTGACATCAACAGTAGCTTTACCACAAatctgaaggaaaaaaagaacacatTCTACCAGTCAGTCCATCTCTCACCTTTCTCCAGGTATTCCTCCAGGCCTCTCCTACGGGCATCTAGCTgttggtcagagagagagaaaggccaTTTCCCAGGAAGTTTGGGAAACGGGTACGAGGCAAACTCTCTCTTCAAGTTCTGGTGCAGAATGGAAAATTCCCGGTAGCGCTTTGAGCACAACTGTctgccagatagatagatattatatacctgagagagagagagagagagagacagagagagagagagagagagagagagaaagagcgatcAGTTATTTTATCAGGTTCAGCTTCACACAGAGCCGTTAATAGGTAGAGAAACAACCAGCTGACCTTCGTCAATTAGCTAAGTCACTGTGGtgaacacaataaaacaaaaccaaataataaaagaaaccacacacacacactgtgagagTTTCACTCTCTACTCTGTTTAGCTAGTTAACATGCTAGAATGATCACTGAGCTCAGAGCTGCCAAGAGCACTGTGGAGAATGACCAGAACCCTGTGCAACCCTGCAAGGGCCTGGGTTTCAGCTAGTTACTCAGATTCCACTACAAAGCACTGATACAGACGTCAAGAGGGGAAGCCCACAGTTTATCTCCCTTCGATATACaccctttaaaaaaatcatatgtattaataataattataaataatataaaatttatatttaaattaataacatTTGCAAACTGCAATAatatgtggaaataaaaacctTGTAGACAGTCATCTGACTTTTACTTTTCACTTAAAAGACAAATTGTAAGAGAATCATGGGAAAAAGAAAGCCTGTTTCAATTGTATTAAGAGATCTGGTATTAAGagatataattgtgtgtgtgtgtgtgtgtgtgtgtgtgtgtgtgtatgtctgtgcgCCTCCAGCTCATGTGTCGGACACCTATGTGGAAGAGGTCAGTCAGCCGGACAGAGACCTACAGTATTTTAGTTTGAGTGAATCACTGATCAAAGTAAAAGTGAATGCGATCATCCATGatgcattactgcactttttcTGCCTCTACAACATGTTCTatgctgaatactgaatacaCAGAACAATGTGTCAATcataaataacaacaaacaaaaaataacaatacaTGGCCTCTTTATCAGCAGCAAGGTTACTAATGAAATGCTTAAGATTAGTGCATCAAGAAGTGCGAGTTCCTCTAGAAAAACCTTTGGTGGTGTCCTGAAGCTCACACCTGAGTGCTTCAGAAGgattgtttataaataaataaagccctcAGGACAGATGCCAATCATCTCAGGAGCAAATGCAGTCCAAGGTCAGACCATTAAATTCTCCGAGTCGTAAAGAACAACCCAAGAAAGGCCTCTTAAAAGTCCATGTTCCTGACCACACAATCAGAAAAAGACTGAGCGAGCATGGCTTTTATGGATAAGTGGCTAGAAAAAGAGTCTGTTCATTCCAAAATAAAAACGGCAGCATGACTtttaaacctgaaaaaaaaaaaaaatgtttgcacCCAAACACCTCAAACCAGCTGAGAGCCACGGTGGTGGAAGGGTGATGACTTGTGGTTGTTTTGCAGCCATAAACCCTGGGAAACTTGCAGGCACTGAAATAACCATGAACTCCACTTCATAGCAATATATTCTTCTGAGAAATCTGAGGTCATCTGTCTAGGGTCAGAATCaacatggattaaaaaaaaaataaaaaatgaaggtGTTGAAACGGCCGAATCGGGTCCTAAACCTCAGCTCCAGTGAGATGTTGTGGTGGGATCTTAAGAGAGCTGTGAATAAAAACACCCTCAAACATTAATTCACTAAGCAAGTGTAAGGAACCTGGGCAGATAAAGACTGTTCACCCATAATGTTCACCTGCACAGTCTGAGCGAGTCTGCGCTCATGACAGCCTCAGGTTCCTGTTCTTAGCTGACAGaagaggaacctgatgtggtcttctgcagCTGTAGCTCATTCACCTCAAGGcctgttctgagatgctttgcTGCTCACCACATTCTTTATCTTCCTCAACAAGGGGTTTCAGTATGCAGAGCCTTTGCTCACAGGAGGTTTTTTACTTTCGTATCATTCTGTGAAAACTcaagactgttgtgtgtgaaaatcctaaGAGAGCATCGGTTTccgaaatactcaaaccagccggTCTGGGACTAACCACCATGCCATGAGtcaagtcacagagatcagacttttgacttgattctgatgtttgatgtggaCAGTAAACGAAGCTCTTGACCTACAGCTACATGATTTgatgcactgtgctgctgctaccTGATTGAATGGTTAGATAATTAAGCAGATGTTCCTATTCAAGTGGACAGTAAGTGTATATACAGAATACATCCCATTAatatccatgtgtgtgtgaaaacaagAGAGTACTGTATTCTGTATGGTGCACATGAATGGGGATCTTACAACAAATCTCTCTCCATGCTGCTCCACGTGCTTGTAGGTGGGGATGGAGATGGGCACAGCTTGCTTGTCAGTGTAGTCATAATTCAGGGGAGCTGAGCCGTCCTCTCCAGAGTCCAGACCGTCTACTTCTTGTGGTGGAACAGACAGAACAGCGAGCACCAGCTCTTTCTCTCCTGTCCGAATCAGATCTACTACTTGCTTATGTGTAGCGCCTTCCACACTCACGCCATTCCTACAAAGAGACCGAGAgcgagaaaaagaaaaatcagaaaatcagtGTAGGCTGCTGTGAAGGAAGACACCAGTTTGACCcttaggttgtgtgtgtgtgtgtgtgtgtacaaattcAAATTCTATTCTCTATCAGATTCATCAATCCTACACAGTACAACTGTCcatgaataaaagaaattaataagattccaaaaaaaaatatttaaaatggaatttaaagtaaagtaaaatacaaACATGTAACAACAAGGAAAAAGGTTCAGTCTCCTGTACAATCAAGTGGGAGGCTGTacaaggtaaaataaaatatataataatggaCAAAATATGGGGGGAGAGGTGTAGGAGAAGAATATTTGGCATGTGAACACAATGATATGTTGATAAGGTAAAATAAATCTTAGTATCGAGTGaagtcaaagtgtgtgtgtgaaatgtgctgTAGTAAAATAGTCTAAAGTGAGCTGTACATGAGTGTTTAGATGGTGCGCTGTTCTAATGCAGGATCTTATTGGAAACATTTCCATTTTGTAAGTTAATTTGTTTAAAGTGGCTCATAACACACAGCACTTAAAATCATTGATAATGGCTACCAGTGACAAAGGTATGGGAcaccatccatccctccatccacccatccatccatccagatttaaaataaatgtatcatccatccacccatccatccatccatccacatttaaaataaatgcatcatccatccatctatccattcagatttaaaataaatacatcatcCATCCCTCTATACAAACTGCCAGAAAAACAAACTGGGGAATTTGTACAATTAAATACAGTAAACAGCGGTAAACTGCTTCTGAGATTGTAAtttaagtaaacaaacaaaaaaatatatcatgaCACCCACAATATCTGAAAAACGTGCATGGTGATGTAATGCATCACAATATCAATAGAGTTACACTTGAAGCTGGCTTGAAGCTTTGTTTTGTCTGCACACTCAGTTTAGTGCTCACTTTCCACCATTACTAATTCAGAGAAACAGAGCCATGGAGAAAGTGAGACGAGAAGTGAGACAAAAACTACACAATGTGAACGTGTCTGAAAAACAAACTGCACCAAGCCGGCGTTCGTCAACAGCAACGGAGAGACAAgcttatttttcacattttgttgGTTTTTATCC encodes the following:
- the snx27a gene encoding sorting nexin-27a, yielding MADVEGDEIRDAPTCPVTLPAASRNGSGGQTATAGPRIVRIIKSESGYGFNVRGQVSEGGQLRSINGELYAPLQHVSAVLPGGAADRAGILKGDRILEVNGVSVEGATHKQVVDLIRTGEKELVLAVLSVPPQEVDGLDSGEDGSAPLNYDYTDKQAVPISIPTYKHVEQHGERFVVYNIYLSGRQLCSKRYREFSILHQNLKREFASYPFPKLPGKWPFSLSDQQLDARRRGLEEYLEKVCSVRVIGESDIMQEFLSESDENYNGVTDVELRIAMPDKTTISVRVRKNSTTDQVYQALVMKVGIDSIMASYFALFEVINHSFVRKLVPNEFPHKLYVQNYTSAVPGTCLALRKWLFSIEEQELLQENPLALHYCFHQAQDDVKKGFIKAEDKSYQLQKLAEQRKMATYLNLLRTCEGYNEVAFPHCPCDSRRRGHVIAAVSIHHFKLHACTEDGTLENQVIAFEWSEMQRWDTDEEGMAFCFEYVRGEKKPRWVKIFTPYFNYMHECFERIFYELSWRKEVEEEASDKDNKNCNEYLPPLEQQKGWHHLGKEIATS